Proteins found in one Amphiura filiformis chromosome 14, Afil_fr2py, whole genome shotgun sequence genomic segment:
- the LOC140169429 gene encoding uncharacterized protein, with the protein MAASLVTQSYDLTKCSKCRQILKSPKTLPCLHSYCESCLEGHTTNSLPNNKVKCIECGEEFDIPPGGLKEWQPLAIVHRLTEQKAMQMQLMSEETIPCTACAGVGEEEEQGVKSDLPTAVARCTECDDYLCKRCVTMHKILRVLKNHPIVTLDELREGKFPEATAIEQKMCVKHKGEALLFYCETCDVPICRQCVVITHRHPEHKQAELEQVVKEKKEQLQQMQESCRKNEENVSKALQEIRKIRRDFDLAVSEARIQIKDTVNKLKSSYLKRLDEARKATEEELNTIEKEGLETIKSADNQLTSIISRISTAKAVTKLLKESGSEFEVASDYGSLKTVVDDVVGVEPASIIHTGKNLTDVKFEENTVQNSDKIVIGQVWSRDIRRKRELRNKTPALKMEFGNDGNEKFALAFDVAVTLTRDIAVTDYSAAKVKIFNADGAFKSAFNVNVGVDAGRKSNPWCIQVGPDNLFYVTDSSSPYVKIFDFQGTYKRYFHTVSPDNVAYNTHGSSGLRGLAINAKNRVLAGNITHNFVSCHSLDGTHLSSIKVTIAPHFLAATSKGNILVSPYSTGEVHIIDEAGKLLSKLPPPIGVSSWYPSGLVVSKCFSVDGDEDEVFVADDANGYAVYRYSASGKYIDCVEKCISNFINSIALSADDKLLFVANNKSVKCFEI; encoded by the exons ATGGCTGCGTCATTGGTTACCCAATCTTATGACCTCACCAAGTGTAGTAAATGCCGTCAAATTTTAAAATCGCCCAAGACTCTTCCATGCTTGCACAGCTACTGCGAAAGCTGCTTAGAAGGACATACCACCAACTCATTACCCAACAACAAAGTGAAATGTATTGAATGTGGAGAAGAATTCGACATCCCACCAGGTGGCTTGAAAGAATGGCAACCACTGGCGATTGTTCATCGGTTAACGGAGCAGAAAGCTATGCAGATGCAATTGATGTCAGAAGAAACCATTCCTTGCACTGCTTGTGCTGGCGTAGGCGAGGAAG AAGAGCAAGGCGTCAAGTCTGACCTACCAACCGCTGTGGCTCGATGTACAGAATGTGATGACTACTTGTGTAAGCGTTGTGTTACTATGCACAAAATACTACGAGTCCTGAAAAACCACCCTATTGTTACTCTCGATGAGCTTCGCGAAGGGAAATTCCCTGAAGCCACTGCTATCGAGCAGAAAATGTGCGTAAAACACAAAGGTGAAGCTCTGCTTTTCTATTGTGAAACCTGCGATGTTCCCATCTGTCGTCAGTGCGTCGTCATCACACATCGTCATCCAGAACACAAGCAAGCTGAGTTGGAACAGGTCGTCAAGGAGAAGAAGGAACAGCTTCAACAGATGCAAGAGAGCTGTAGGAAGAATGAGGAAAATGTCAGTAAAGCTTTGCAGGAAATCCGTAAGATCAGACGTGATTTTGATCTAGCTGTTTCAGAAGCTAGGATCCAGATCAAAGATACCGTCAATAAATTGAAGTCTTCTTATTTGAAGCGTCTGGATGAGGCACGGAAGGCTACCGAAGAGGAGTTAAACACCATAGAGAAGGAAGGTCTAGAAACCATCAAGAGCGCAGATAACCAGCTGACCTCCATAATATCCCGGATATCAACCGCAAAGGCAGTTACCAAATTACTGAAAGAAAGTGGATCTGAGTTTGAGGTCGCTTCTGATTACGGATCCCTGAAGACTGTTGTAGATGATGTCGTTGGAGTCGAGCCTGCGTCGATTATTCACACTGGGAAGAATTTGACTGATGTCAAATTTGAGGAAAACACAGTCCAGAATTCTGACAAGATAGTCATTGGCCAGGTTTGGTCGCGTGATATACGGCGTAAACGTGAGCTGAGGAATAAGACGCCTGCCTTGAAGATGGAATTCGGAAATGATGGCAATGAGAAATTCGCCCTTGCATTTGATGTTGCCGTCACACTAACTAGAGATATTGCAGTAACGGATTACAGCGCAGccaaagttaagatttttaacgcCGACGGTGCATTTAAATCTGCATTCAACGTCAATGTAGGTGTTGACGCAGGGAGAAAATCCAACCCATGGTGCATTCAGGTTGGCCCCGACAATTTATTCTACGTCACCGACTCGTCATCACCATACGTGAAGATATTTGATTTCCAAGGGACTTACAAACGATACTTCCACACGGTATCCCCTGATAATGTTGCTTACAACACTCATGGATCAAGCGGTCTACGTGGGTTAGCCATCAACGCAAAGAATCGGGTTCTTGCAGGAAATATCACTCACAATTTCGTAAGTTGCCATTCGCTGGACGGAACGCATCTGTCGAGTATCAAGGTGACGATTGCGCCACATTTCCTCGCAGCCACATCAAAAGGAAACATCCTTGTCAGTCCTTATTCAACTGGTGAAGTTCATATCATAGACGAAGCAGGAAAGCTTCTGTCAAAACTTCCGCCACCAATTGGCGTTTCATCTTGGTATCCTTCCGGTCTTGTTGTAAGCAAATGCTTCAGCGTTGACGGCGACGAAGACGAGGTGTTTGTCGCTGATGACGCCAACGGATACGCGGTCTATCGCTATTCTGCTTCTGGGAAATACATAGATTGCGTGGAGAAATGTATTTCAAACTTTATAAACAGCATAGCGCTGTCTGCTGACGATAAGTTACTTTTTGTGGCGAACAACAAATCAGTGAAATGTTTTGAGATTTAA